From a single Miscanthus floridulus cultivar M001 chromosome 8, ASM1932011v1, whole genome shotgun sequence genomic region:
- the LOC136470176 gene encoding glutathione S-transferase T3-like — MGSPEDNKNANRPPPVLQFGHLGGAAANTSSHGSKSSSRCSAQQEKQSVNIEDLSDSSEEEEPKRHQRINWSEEENERLFNSWTHHSTDPVIGIDRKCEYYWKAVATKFNDNTPKNSHKRSVKQLKTHWGDVKRDITKFSGAYARAMSARSSGQSDDMVLKIAHEMFKGGNKGRSFIYEYLWKVAKEMPKWRRIIQEERTTKRTKLSNSGAYTSSSNQDTEGETMSREVRPEGQKKAKARLKGTGKSTTPSPLSNQPSQNMVMYHEAMSMKAKTARDKKYKTYLKLLAIDTSNFNEKEKKGMTT; from the exons ATGGGCAGCCCAGAAGACAATAAAAACG CCAATAGGCCTCCACCAGTTCTTCAATTTGGCCATTTAGGTGGAGCTGCAGCCAACACTTCTTCCCATGGATCCAAGTCTAGTTCTCGATGCTCTGCACAACAAGAGAAGCAATCAGTCAACATTGAAGATTTAAGTGATAGCAGTGAAGAAGAAGAACCAAAGAGGCATCAACGCATCAATTGGAGTGAAGAAGAAAATGAGCGGCTTTTCAATTCGTGGACACATCACTCCACTGATCCCGTAATCGGCATCGACAGGAAATGTGAGTACTATTGGAAAGCTGTAGCTACTAAGTTCAACGACAACACGCCAAAAAATAGCCACAAGAGGTCAGTCAAACAATTGAAGACACACTGGGGTGATGTCAAGAGGGATATCACAAAGTTCAGTGGGGCTTATGCTCGAGCTATGAGTGCACGCAGCAGTGGGCAATCTGATGACATGGTCCTGAAAATAGCCCATGAGATGTTCAAGGGAGGCAACAAGGGTAGGTCTTTCATATATGAGTACCTGTGGAAGGTGGCCAAGGAGATGCCCAAATGGCGCAGAATCATCCAAGAGGAGAGGACAACAAAAAGGACCAAGCTATCTAACTCAGGAGCGTACACTTCTTCATCCAACCAAGACACAGAGGGGGAAACCATGAGTAGAGAGGTACGTCCTGAGGGGCAGAAGAAAGCGAAGGCAAGGCTGAAAGGGACAGGAAAATCTACAACACCATCTCCTTTGAGCAACCAACCAAGTCAGAATATGGTTATGTATCATGAAGCTATGTCAATGAAAGCAAAAACTGCAAGAGATAAAAAGTATAAGACATATTTAAAACTGTTGGCAATAGATACCTCAAACTtcaatgaaaaagaaaaaaaaggcatGACAACATAA